The following are encoded together in the Glycine soja cultivar W05 chromosome 5, ASM419377v2, whole genome shotgun sequence genome:
- the LOC114413402 gene encoding homeobox protein BEL1 homolog, translating to MARQLCEEKSKDMASSSHGLFYSDVSSNNPTIQPHLMNHIQGFVTDPDMFNLTTGMDMIGFSKNLQQHSESNGVMMWKSFFGKPGQLAGSSSSKTMNGSCSNFYNQHADAYNTNKQDFTSGISETSSENLVVGGAHDSAPWQENRLMVDDSSLRCVFPCEGNQRPSQGLSLSLSSTNPLSIGLQSFELRQTSHHQHLSDFVSREGFFGKPVNAQQQQQQMLQDGYLSPSKGANIYQGHFLIKNSKFLVPAQVLLNEFCSLGTKENDVLPKQKCSQKNKQWEEGNSGGGSSKNHSLSSLEYVELQKRKTKLLAMLEEVDRRYKHYRNQMKAVVSSFEAVAGNGAATVYSALALKAMSRHFRCLKDGIMDEIEATRKGMGEKDHVAAVPGTTRGETPRLRIVDQSLRQQRAFQQISIMETHPWRPQRGLPERSVSVLRAWLFEHFLHPYPSDVDKHILARQAGLSRRQVSNWFINARVRLWKPMVEEMYLEEEKEQENDVASSDINVPEEDEKPTQEAPLLRIDSECMSSIVNDVTKSGKTIQNDNQMDAFGSVELDFSSYTHAHHSSGVSLTLGLQQHGESGVSLAFLPAATQSSMFYPRDQIQECQTVQYSLLDAEGQNMPFRNVMGTHLLHDLV from the exons ATGGCTCGACAATTGTGTGAAGAAAAGTCCAAGGACATGGCTTCATCAAGTCATGGGTTGTTCTACTCAGATGTATCATCCAATAACCCAACTATCCAACCCCATCTGATGAACCACATCCAAGGCTTTGTGACCGACCCGGACATGTTCAACCTCACCACAGGTATGGATATGATAGGGTTTTCAAAGAACCTTCAGCAACACAGCGAAAGCAACGGTGTCATGATGTGGAAAAGTTTCTTCGGCAAACCAGGTCAACTCGCGGGTTCTTCCTCTTCCAAAACGATGAACGGGTCTTGTAGCAATTTTTATAACCAGCATGCTGATGCGTATAATACTAATAAGCAAGACTTCACATCAGGGATTTCTGAGACAAGTAGCGAGAACTTAGTTGTCGGTGGTGCCCATGATTCTGCCCCGTGGCAAGAGAACAGGCTAATGGTTGATGATTCTTCCTTAAGGTGCGTGTTCCCTTGTGAAGGTAACCAAAGGCCCAGTCAAGGCCTTTCACTCTCTCTTAGTTCAACCAACCCTTTAAGTATTGGCTTGCAATCGTTTGAGCTAAGACAAACAAGCCATCATCAGCATCTTTCTGATTTTGTTTCAAGAGAGGGTTTTTTCGGAAAACCAGTCAATGCtcaacagcagcaacaacaaatgTTGCAAGATGGGTATTTGAGTCCTAGCAAAGGTGCAAATATTTATCAGGGACATTTTCTAATCAAGAACTCCAAGTTCTTGGTGCCTGCACAGGTCCTTCTGAACGAGTTTTGTAGCCTAGGGACAAAGGAAAATGATGTACTACCAAAGCAAAAGTGCTCTCAAAAGAACAAGCAGTGGGAAGAAGGTAATAGCGGTGGTGGTTCCTCAAAGAACCATTCTCTTAGCTCTCTAGAGTATGTGGAATTGCAGAAGAGAAAGACAAAGCTGCTCGCGATGCTGGAAGAG GTTGATAGAAGATACAAACACTACCGTAACCAAATGAAGGCTGTGGTGTCCTCCTTTGAAGCAGTGGCGGGTAATGGTGCAGCCACTGTTTACTCGGCTCTGGCTTTGAAAGCCATGTCAAGACATTTTAGGTGTTTGAAGGATGGAATTATGGATGAAATTGAAGCCACAAGAAAAGGCATGGGAGAGAAAGACCACGTAGCGGCAGTACCCGGCACAACAAGGGGCGAAACACCAAGGCTTAGAATCGTTGACCAATCGCTGAGACAACAAAGGGCCTTTCAGCAAATTAGCATCATGGAAACCCATCCTTGGAGACCCCAACGTGGCCTTCCCGAACGTTCCGTTTCTGTTCTTCGAGCTTGGCTTTTTGAGCACTTTCTCCATCC GTACCCAAGCGATGTTGATAAACATATCCTAGCCCGCCAAGCCGGTCTCTCCAGACGTCAG GTTTCGAATTGGTTTATTAACGCGAGGGTGAGGCTATGGAAGCCGATGGTGGAGGAAATGTATCTGGAAGAAGAGAAGGAGCAAGAAAACGACGTAGCATCATCGGATATTAATGTTCCCGAAGAGGATGAGAAGCCAACGCAGGAGGCTCCACTCCTTCGAATTGACTCAGAGTGCATGTCGTCTATCGTCAACGACGTCACAAAGAGCGGCAAAACCATCCAAAACGACAACCAAATGGACGCATTCGGGTCGGTGGAGCTTGACTTTTCGTCCTACACGCATGCGCACCATTCTTCCGGCGTGTCGTTGACGCTGGGGTTACAGCAGCACGGTGAAAGCGGGGTAAGTTTAGCGTTCCTGCCAGCGGCAACACAGAGCTCGATGTTTTACCCACGGGATCAGATTCAAGAGTGTCAAACAGTTCAGTACTCTCTTTTGGATGCCGAAGGACAAAACATGCCGTTTAGGAATGTCATGGGGACACacttgcttcatgatttggtATGA
- the LOC114413404 gene encoding uncharacterized protein LOC114413404 — MGEKDSEKLIWEQMRTPTAATPIAAPQQHRTLPRLLVLLILFVSVTYVVYTLKLVSTSRACNNDAPFSTDNFSKTILSVNATAAVLRRGSLETNPEDRTDLRHVVFGIAASAKLWEQRRSYIKLWYRARDMRGVVWLDEEVKSEESSDALPPVRISGDTARFKYTNRQGHRSAIRISRIVSETLRLGMKDVRWFVMGDDDTVFVTENLIRVLRKYDHNQFYYIGSLSESHLQNIFFSYNMAYGGGGFAISYPLAKALQKMQDRCIQRYPGLYGSDDRMQACMAELGVPLTKETGFHQYDVYGNLFGLLASHPVTPLVSLHHLDVVEPIFPNVTRVEALQRLTIPMKFDSAGLMQQSICYDKSKSWTVSVSWGFAVQIFRGVFSPREMEMPSRTFLNWYRRADYTAYAFNTRPVSRNPCQKPFVFYFSKAKYNSTMQQIVSEYERHRVPHPDCKWNMANPAALNKVEVYKKPDPHLWDRAPRRNCCRVRKSKEKRTMVIDVGMCREGEVSET, encoded by the exons CTTCTTGTCCTTCTCATCCTCTTCGTCTCCGTCACCTACGTCGTCTACACGCTCAAGCTCGTCTCCACCTCACGCGCCTGCAACAACGACGCCCCTTTCTCCACCGACAACTTCTCCAAAACCATCCTCTCCGTCAATGCCACCGCCGCAGTTCTCCGCCGAGGCTCCCTCGAGACGAATCCCGAGGACCGGACGGACCTCCGCCACGTGGTGTTCGGAATCGCGGCGTCGGCGAAGCTTTGGGAGCAGAGGAGGAGCTACATCAAGCTCTGGTACAGGGCGAGGGACATGCGCGGCGTTGTGTGGCTCGACGAGGAGGTGAAATCGGAGGAGAGCAGCGACGCACTCCCGCCGGTGAGAATCTCCGGCGACACGGCGAGGTTCAAGTACACGAACAGGCAGGGGCACCGGTCTGCGATTAGGATCTCGCGGATCGTGTCGGAGACGCTGCGGTTGGGGATGAAGGACGTGCGGTGGTTCGTGATGGGCGACGACGACACCGTTTTTGTCACCGAAAACCTAATTCGGGTTTTGAGAAAATATGATCACAATCAGTTCTATTACATTGGGAGTTTGTCCGAGAGTCACTTGCAGaacattttcttctcttataacaTGGCCTATGGCGGAGGAGGTTTTGCAATTAGTTATCCTCTCGCCAAGGCTCTTCAGAAAATGCAGGACCGTTGCATTCAGCGTTACCCGGGTCTCTATGGTTCCGATGATAGAATGCAAGCGTGTATGGCCGAACTCGGTGTTCCACTCACCAAGGAAACCGGTTTTCACCAG TATGATGTATATGGAAACCTGTTCGGGCTTCTTGCGTCTCATCCCGTGACTCCATTGGTGTCACTGCACCACCTTGATGTGGTTGAGCCTATCTTTCCTAACGTTACCCGAGTTGAAGCCCTACAACGGCTCACTATACCAATGAAGTTTGACTCTGCAGGACTCATGCAGCAATCCATCTGCTACGACAAATCAAAGAGTTGGACTGTTTCCGTTTCATGGGGTTTTGCTGTTCAGATATTTCGCGGCGTGTTTTCACCACGTGAAATGGAAATGCCTTCAAGAACATTCTTGAATTGGTATAGAAGAGCAGATTACACtgcatatgcattcaacacaCGTCCTGTTAGCCGAAATCCATGCCAGAAGCCTTTTGTGTTTTACTTCTCAAAGGCAAAATACAATTCTACAATGCAACAAATAGTGAGTGAATATGAAAGGCACCGCGTCCCTCATCCTGATTGCAAGTGGAATATGGCTAATCCTGCAGCTCTTAACAAAGTGGAGGTATACAAGAAGCCAGATCCTCATCTATGGGATAGA GCTCCAAGGAGAAACTGTTGCAGAGTGAGGAAGTCAAAGGAGAAAAGGACCATGGTGATAGATGTGGGTATGTGCAGGGAAGGTGAGGTAAGCGAAACATAA
- the LOC114413401 gene encoding BTB/POZ domain-containing protein At1g63850-like, translating to MATLEVQKQPKRPKYRESSVSPSVNPQRRTPEAESPSSYSHRTRFSPIMDFFHSSSPTSNHDSFPSSFSKFNSALTAGLLNPLSPPPDKTRSSPTLFEIMASEPDVPHRPTPLIPPTPNPYPNKPLILDPHALLMQRISELLVSRSPGNQFNDAVSSDIKLTLTSKDGTCVSMNLHRQILVAHSRFFSVKLSDRWTKHQQELQRSPVPYEVEIADCDDVEVYIETLRLMYCKDLRKKLMREDVSRVLGILKVSAAIGFDAGVLSCLEYLEAAPWAEDEEEKVASLLSELRLEAVGAGEVLKRVSTGVANGNEEGSDNEEVLLKLIRVVLEGKDEKARREMKGLVSKMLRENSSQSDLRKESLYLACDDCLQLLRHHFLQAVASDMQDLSQIARQADNLHWILDILVDRQIAEDFLKTWASQSDLAEAHSKVPAVHRFEVSRVTARLFVGIGKGQLLASKDVRCLLLKTWLVPFYDDFGWMRRASKGLDRHLIEDGLSNTILTLPLPCQQDILLAWFNRFLNSGEDCPNIQRGFEVWWRRAFWKRNGEQERTRQFRIATTSVENP from the exons ATGGCAACCCTCGAAGTCCAAAAGCAGCCCAAACGACCCAAGTATCGGGAAAGCAGCGTCTCTCCCTCTGTAAACCCGCAGCGGCGCACTCCCGAGGCCGAATCTCCCTCCAGCTACAGCCACAGGACCCGCTTCTCTCCAATAATGGacttttttcattcttcttctcccaCATCCAACCATGACTCTTTCCCTTCTAGCTTCTCCAAGTTCAACTCCGCCCTCACCGCTGGCCTCTTAAACCCATTGTCCCCCCCTCCCGACAAGACCCGATCCAGCCCTACCCTCTTCGAAATCATGGCCAGCGAGCCCGACGTCCCCCACAGGCCCACCCCTCTCATCCCTCCAACCCCCAACCCCTACCCCAACAAGCCCCTTATTCTTGATCCTCATGCCCTCTTGATGCAGCGCATATCCGAGCTCCTTGTTTCTCGCAGCCCCGGTAATCAGTTCAACGACGCCGTTTCCAGCGACATCAAGCTCACTCTCACCTCCAAAGACGGTACTTGTGTCTCCATGAACTTGCATCGCCAAATCCTCGTTGCTCACAGTAGATTCTTCTCTGTCAAGCTCTCCGATCGCTGGACCAAGCACCAGCAGGAGCTGCAGCGCTCCCCGGTGCCCTACGAAGTTGAAATCGCCGACTGCGACGATGTTGAGGTTTACATTGAGACTTTGAGGTTGATGTATTGTAAGGATCTTAGGAAGAAGCTCATGAGGGAGGATGTCTCCCGAGTTCTCGGCATTTTAAAG GTTTCAGCTGCGATTGGGTTTGATGCTGgggttttgtcttgtttggAGTACTTGGAAGCAGCGCCATGGGCGGAGGATGAGGAGGAGAAGGTGGCATCGCTCCTGTCTGAGCTTCGTCTTGAAGCAGTTGGAGCTGGGGAGGTTTTGAAGAGGGTTTCGACTGGTGTTGCCAATGGAAATGAAGAGGGGAGTGATAACGAGGAGGTTCTACTTAAGCTTATTCGTGTGGTTCTTGAAGGGAAGGATGAGAAGGCCAGGCGCGAGATGAAAGGGTTAGTTTCGAAGATGCTGCGTGAGAATTCTTCTCAGAGTGATCTTCGGAAAGAGTCATTGTACTTGGCATGTGACGATTGCCTGCAGTTACTTCGTCACCATTTTTTGCAGGCTGTGGCTTCGGATATGCAGGATTTGAGTCAAATTGCAAGGCAAGCAGATAATTTGCATTGGATTTTGGATATTTTAGTTGACAGACAGATTGCCGAGGATTTCCTCAAGACGTGGGCATCTCAGTCAGATTTAGCTGAAGCTCATTCTAAAGTGCCGGCAGTTCACAGGTTTGAGGTTAGCAGAGTTACAGCAAGGTTGTTTGTTGGGATTGGGAAAGGACAATTGTTGGCTTCTAAAGATGTAAGGTGTTTGCTTCTAAAAACTTGGCTGGTGCCCTTTTATGATGACTTTGGTTGGATGAGGAGGGCATCCAAGGGGCTTGATAGGCACCTAATTGAGGATGGTCTTAGTAACACGATTCTCACTCTGCCGCTCCCCTGTCAACAGGATATTTTGCTTGCTTGGTTTAATCGTTTCTTGAATTCTGGTGAAGATTGCCCAAATATTCAAAGAGGGTTTGAAGTTTGGTGGAGAAGGGCTTTCTGGAAGAGGAATGGAGAGCAAGAACGGACAAGACAATTTCGAATTGCAACTACATCAGTTGAGAACCCTTGA